One Synechococcus sp. JA-2-3B'a(2-13) genomic window carries:
- a CDS encoding type II toxin-antitoxin system antitoxin DNA ADP-ribosyl glycohydrolase DarG → MLLVLRQHLKSWPGNFKAYAAACRRGEVQPGKMFVFETGNLTNPRYIINFPTKRHWRGKSRIEDIEAGLKSLAEEIRHLGLRSVALPPLGCGLGGLHWPDVRSRIEQALAELPDVHILVFEPTGPQPLPKSMRRGQVPTLTPGRAVLVGLMERYTNGLLVPFVSLLELHKLMYFLQEAGEPLRLRFTKGVYGPHAENLRHVLKEIEGYYISGYGSGSDRPDKKLELVPGAVEEAHRYLAGQPETRERFERVSDLVEGFESPYGLELLATVHWIVTRGHPSTTAELVESFYAWGDRKQQFSSKQILLAARVLAEKGWFKALPTEPLAASRSQFETRP, encoded by the coding sequence TTGTTACTGGTTCTGCGACAGCACTTGAAATCATGGCCTGGGAACTTCAAGGCCTATGCCGCAGCCTGCCGGCGGGGGGAAGTCCAACCGGGCAAAATGTTCGTTTTCGAGACCGGAAACCTGACCAATCCGCGCTACATCATCAATTTCCCCACAAAACGCCACTGGCGGGGGAAGTCGCGGATCGAGGATATAGAAGCTGGGCTGAAGTCCCTTGCCGAGGAGATCAGGCATCTTGGTCTGCGCTCAGTCGCTTTGCCACCCCTAGGCTGCGGCCTCGGGGGTCTTCATTGGCCCGATGTGCGCTCCCGCATCGAGCAGGCGCTAGCAGAACTTCCCGACGTCCACATCCTTGTCTTTGAGCCCACCGGGCCTCAGCCTTTACCGAAGAGCATGCGCCGTGGGCAGGTTCCTACCCTAACTCCGGGAAGGGCGGTGCTGGTGGGCCTCATGGAACGTTACACCAACGGCCTACTGGTTCCCTTCGTTTCCCTGCTCGAGCTGCACAAGCTGATGTACTTCCTGCAGGAAGCCGGGGAGCCGCTTCGCCTGCGATTTACAAAGGGCGTTTATGGCCCCCACGCTGAGAACCTGCGGCATGTTCTTAAGGAAATCGAGGGTTACTACATCTCTGGGTACGGATCGGGGAGTGATCGACCAGACAAGAAGCTGGAACTGGTGCCCGGTGCTGTCGAGGAAGCCCATAGATATCTCGCTGGACAGCCAGAGACGAGAGAACGCTTTGAGCGTGTTAGCGACCTCGTGGAGGGCTTTGAGTCGCCCTATGGTCTAGAATTGCTGGCTACTGTCCACTGGATCGTGACTCGTGGGCACCCTTCTACGACGGCAGAGTTGGTGGAAAGCTTCTACGCCTGGGGAGATAGAAAACAACAATTCAGTAGCAAACAGATCCTGCTTGCCGCTCGAGTTTTGGCAGAGAAGGGGTGGTTCAAGGCACTTCCAACAGAGCCGCTTGCGGCCAGCCGAAGCCAGTTCGAAACACGGCCCTAG
- the ndk gene encoding nucleoside-diphosphate kinase, translating to MERTFIAIKPDGVQRGLVGTIIQRLESRGYQLVGLKLVQVSQELAEAHYAEHKERPFFHSLVKFITSGPVVAMVWQGKGVIAAARKLIGKTNPLEAEPGTIRGDFGIDIGRNLIHGSDGVETAQREIALWFDESELVSWTPVAQSWIYE from the coding sequence ATGGAGCGCACCTTTATTGCCATCAAGCCAGACGGCGTGCAGCGGGGGCTGGTGGGCACCATCATCCAGCGCCTGGAGAGCCGGGGCTACCAATTGGTGGGCCTGAAGCTGGTGCAAGTGAGCCAAGAGCTGGCGGAAGCCCATTACGCCGAACACAAGGAGCGCCCCTTCTTCCACAGTTTGGTGAAGTTCATTACCTCGGGGCCGGTGGTGGCTATGGTCTGGCAGGGCAAAGGGGTGATTGCTGCCGCCCGTAAGCTCATCGGCAAGACCAACCCCCTGGAGGCAGAACCGGGCACCATTCGCGGCGATTTTGGCATCGACATTGGCCGCAACCTCATTCACGGCTCCGATGGAGTTGAAACCGCGCAGCGGGAGATCGCCCTTTGGTTCGATGAGTCGGAATTGGTGAGCTGGACACCGGTTGCCCAAAGCTGGATTTATGAGTAG
- a CDS encoding HupE/UreJ family protein has product MSWLWQQVPSPLGRWRKEGIPSFAAAGGALAVTGFFSPAFAHHALGGKLPATAWEGFLSGLAHPVIGLDHLAFVVAIGLVAAGQPWRYGIPLGFVLAGLVGTGIHLAGWDPLGLTELAIASSVVLFGLLLVQPRQIPSWLLLIGGSLAGLFHGYAYAETIIGAQPMPWVGYLLGLSTVQYGVALLALWAAERWGLRIPGLTRWAGWAITVVGAAFLTLAVVGA; this is encoded by the coding sequence ATGTCTTGGCTGTGGCAGCAAGTCCCATCGCCGCTTGGGCGGTGGCGGAAGGAAGGGATCCCCAGCTTTGCCGCTGCTGGGGGTGCACTGGCAGTTACGGGGTTTTTTTCGCCGGCTTTTGCCCACCACGCCCTGGGAGGGAAACTGCCTGCAACGGCCTGGGAGGGATTTCTCTCCGGGCTGGCTCACCCTGTCATTGGCTTGGATCACCTGGCCTTCGTCGTGGCCATCGGTCTTGTGGCGGCGGGGCAGCCCTGGCGCTACGGGATCCCTTTGGGCTTTGTGCTAGCGGGTCTGGTGGGCACTGGGATCCACCTGGCCGGCTGGGATCCCCTGGGACTGACGGAGCTGGCCATTGCCTCTTCCGTGGTTCTCTTCGGCTTGCTGCTGGTGCAACCGCGGCAGATCCCAAGTTGGCTCTTGCTAATAGGGGGATCCCTGGCGGGGCTATTCCATGGCTATGCCTACGCCGAAACCATTATCGGCGCCCAACCCATGCCTTGGGTGGGATATCTACTGGGGTTGAGCACCGTCCAGTATGGGGTAGCTCTCCTGGCCCTTTGGGCAGCAGAACGCTGGGGGTTGCGGATCCCTGGCTTAACCCGCTGGGCCGGCTGGGCGATTACAGTGGTGGGGGCTGCCTTCCTGACCTTGGCAGTGGTGGGCGCGTAA
- a CDS encoding MGMT family protein, with translation MTQSGSTSAPSTSLYQRFYEVVRRIPPGRVATYGQVARVAGYPGYARQVGYALFRLQGQNTDIPWQRVINAQGRISYSPFRLGYDDLQKALLQAEGIHFDAEGQVDLQQFGWDPGEA, from the coding sequence GTGACCCAGTCTGGCTCCACTAGCGCTCCATCTACTAGCCTCTACCAGCGCTTTTACGAAGTGGTGCGGCGGATCCCGCCGGGCCGAGTGGCCACCTATGGGCAGGTGGCGCGGGTTGCCGGTTACCCCGGCTATGCTCGCCAGGTGGGCTATGCTTTGTTTCGCCTGCAAGGCCAAAATACCGATATCCCCTGGCAACGGGTGATTAACGCCCAGGGACGCATTTCCTACTCCCCCTTTCGCCTGGGCTACGACGACCTGCAAAAGGCACTGCTGCAAGCCGAAGGGATCCACTTCGACGCCGAGGGCCAGGTGGACTTGCAACAATTTGGCTGGGATCCAGGGGAAGCTTAA
- a CDS encoding bifunctional metallophosphatase/5'-nucleotidase has protein sequence MLSLASACGSSSSVPPTGGGAGFIASDPNVALSTQPPAFTLQILHASDLEASIAAVQDAPRFSAVVNALRPQFPNTVVLSSGDNYIPSPFYNASTDRSLQGRYNLTPGKADIEIINAIGFEAAAFGNHEFDQGTRQIRDLIRPDTGRGYAGARFPYLSANLSFSGTGELASSDFAADGQEASSIRGKIAKTAVITVGGQRIGLVGATTTRLAAISSPGPEVRVEGRVDDTDQVSAALIQGFVDQLTAQGINKIILLAHLQQLQNEVALASQLRNVDIIIAGGSHRVIAKPTDRLRTDLPDTRRGDYPILRSSASGQPVAVVNTGSNYRYVGRLVVSFDANGVIARIDPVSGAYATDDQGVAAVRGTPNPDVVRIANEIGNIIRTKDGRTFGSTTQFLNGLRAEVRTEETNLGNLTADANLAYARTVDPSTVISLKNGGGIRAPIGATTGGGGGEPVRRIPPVANPEAGKQSGQISQLDIETALAFNNGLSLLTVTAEELKQIVEHGVAQTQPGATPGRFPQIGGFAFSFDPSRPPGSRVLSLRVDTPTGRDVVVRNGQVQGDPRRTFRLVTLDFLANGGDDYPFPRLSNPNRVNLAPSSGITFDTPGSEQDALARYLRQIGVFTQADTPPAQDTRIQNLSARPDTVLQGL, from the coding sequence GTGCTGAGCCTGGCCAGCGCCTGCGGTAGCAGCAGCTCGGTTCCCCCAACCGGCGGAGGGGCTGGGTTTATCGCCTCGGATCCCAATGTGGCTCTCTCGACTCAGCCGCCCGCTTTTACCCTGCAAATCCTACATGCCAGCGACTTGGAAGCCTCGATCGCTGCCGTACAAGATGCGCCGCGCTTCTCGGCGGTGGTGAATGCTCTGCGCCCCCAATTCCCAAATACGGTGGTGCTCTCCAGTGGGGACAACTATATCCCCAGCCCCTTCTACAATGCCAGCACGGATCGGTCTCTGCAAGGCCGTTACAACCTCACCCCTGGCAAAGCCGATATCGAGATCATCAACGCCATTGGCTTTGAGGCGGCTGCCTTCGGCAACCACGAGTTCGACCAAGGCACGCGCCAGATTCGCGATCTAATTCGGCCCGACACGGGCCGCGGCTACGCTGGGGCTCGTTTTCCCTACTTGAGCGCCAACCTCAGCTTCAGCGGTACCGGCGAATTGGCTAGCTCTGACTTTGCTGCTGATGGTCAAGAGGCCAGCTCTATCCGCGGCAAGATCGCCAAGACGGCGGTGATCACGGTAGGAGGGCAGCGGATCGGTCTGGTGGGAGCCACCACCACCCGTTTGGCGGCCATCTCTAGCCCCGGCCCCGAGGTGAGGGTAGAAGGCAGGGTGGACGATACTGACCAGGTGAGTGCCGCTCTAATCCAGGGCTTCGTCGATCAACTCACCGCTCAGGGCATCAACAAAATTATCCTCCTAGCCCATCTGCAACAGTTGCAAAACGAGGTAGCCCTGGCCAGCCAATTGCGAAATGTGGACATCATCATTGCCGGCGGATCCCACCGGGTGATCGCCAAGCCCACCGATCGCCTGCGCACTGATTTGCCCGATACCCGCAGGGGTGACTACCCCATCTTGCGCTCCTCCGCCAGTGGTCAACCGGTGGCGGTGGTCAACACCGGCTCCAACTATCGCTACGTGGGCCGCCTGGTGGTCAGCTTTGACGCCAACGGGGTTATTGCCCGCATTGACCCGGTGAGCGGTGCCTATGCCACCGACGACCAAGGGGTAGCAGCTGTCAGGGGCACCCCCAATCCCGACGTAGTGCGGATAGCCAACGAAATTGGCAACATCATCCGCACCAAAGATGGCCGCACCTTCGGCTCCACCACCCAATTTCTCAACGGCCTGCGGGCAGAGGTGCGCACCGAGGAAACCAACCTGGGCAACCTCACTGCCGATGCCAACTTGGCCTACGCCAGAACGGTCGATCCTTCTACGGTTATCTCCCTGAAAAATGGCGGTGGCATTCGCGCTCCCATTGGGGCTACCACCGGCGGCGGCGGCGGTGAGCCGGTGCGGCGCATCCCACCGGTGGCTAACCCTGAAGCCGGCAAGCAGTCCGGTCAAATCTCTCAGCTGGACATCGAAACGGCCCTTGCTTTTAACAACGGCCTCTCTCTGTTGACCGTCACCGCTGAGGAACTGAAGCAGATAGTGGAACACGGGGTGGCGCAAACCCAGCCGGGAGCTACGCCGGGCCGCTTCCCCCAAATTGGCGGCTTTGCCTTTAGCTTTGATCCCTCGCGGCCACCGGGATCCCGCGTCCTCTCCTTGCGGGTGGATACGCCCACAGGTCGGGATGTGGTGGTGCGCAACGGCCAAGTGCAAGGGGATCCCAGACGCACCTTCCGCCTGGTGACCCTGGACTTCTTGGCCAACGGTGGGGATGACTATCCCTTCCCTCGCCTGTCCAACCCCAACCGGGTGAACTTGGCCCCCAGTTCCGGCATCACCTTCGATACCCCCGGCAGCGAGCAAGATGCCTTGGCTCGGTATTTGCGGCAGATCGGCGTGTTCACCCAAGCAGACACCCCGCCTGCCCAGGATACCCGCATCCAGAATCTGTCGGCCCGCCCCGATACGGTGCTGCAAGGGCTGTAG
- a CDS encoding GUN4 domain-containing protein, which produces MVTVPLTSALNIDYRPLQELLSAGAWLEADRLSLQLLCRAAGEGAARRGWLYFSEVSRIPVEDLRTIDRLWRAASGDRFGYSVQRQLWLGVNRNWERLWPLIGWKQGYHWTRYPDEFIWDLSAPKGHLPLSNQLRGVRVLEELLTHKAWEEASG; this is translated from the coding sequence ATGGTGACCGTCCCTCTGACTTCAGCCCTGAATATCGACTATCGTCCTCTGCAGGAGCTGTTATCGGCGGGAGCCTGGCTGGAGGCGGATCGGCTGAGCCTACAACTGCTATGTCGGGCGGCAGGAGAGGGGGCGGCGCGGCGGGGCTGGCTGTATTTTTCCGAGGTGAGCCGGATCCCGGTCGAGGATCTGCGCACGATCGATCGCCTGTGGCGGGCGGCCTCCGGGGATCGCTTTGGCTACTCGGTGCAGCGGCAACTGTGGCTGGGGGTGAACCGCAACTGGGAGCGCCTCTGGCCGCTCATTGGCTGGAAGCAGGGCTACCACTGGACTCGCTACCCTGACGAGTTCATCTGGGATCTCTCCGCCCCCAAGGGCCACCTGCCCCTTTCCAACCAACTGCGGGGGGTGCGGGTGCTGGAGGAATTGCTCACCCACAAGGCTTGGGAAGAAGCTTCTGGCTGA
- a CDS encoding DUF1995 family protein, protein MAEQLQLTQFPNLPVDLAQACEQAIGATRLAMQAGYRRLLIEILAPDLKPEVLARPFLELVQPPALVLFSDAGGAALAQREWGSLPEGIELQSLTSRTQPTPEQSILLVMPAVYSLDQVERVCQAVSGGDPSGLASKGRDPKPVVLLNPQLQDAATVGVGLAGRRLRQRFLSTFETSYYLRSLVEGALFRAYPDPWSVWQQEEPGLYSVLKTFIAQPTGEEVAELFRASKGKDPWWSWRRWLGSL, encoded by the coding sequence GTGGCCGAGCAACTGCAACTAACCCAATTTCCCAACTTGCCCGTCGATCTGGCCCAAGCCTGCGAACAAGCCATTGGGGCAACTCGCTTGGCCATGCAAGCGGGGTATCGCCGCCTGCTGATCGAGATCCTCGCCCCCGACCTGAAGCCGGAGGTTTTGGCTCGCCCTTTTTTGGAACTTGTGCAGCCACCGGCTTTGGTGCTATTCAGCGATGCCGGCGGAGCAGCCCTGGCCCAGCGGGAGTGGGGATCCCTGCCAGAAGGGATTGAATTACAGAGCTTGACTTCCCGGACTCAACCTACCCCAGAACAGAGCATCCTGCTGGTGATGCCCGCGGTTTACAGCTTGGATCAGGTGGAGCGGGTTTGCCAAGCGGTCAGCGGCGGGGATCCCTCTGGGCTGGCTTCCAAAGGACGGGATCCCAAACCCGTCGTGCTGCTCAACCCCCAATTGCAGGATGCCGCCACCGTGGGTGTGGGTCTGGCCGGTCGCCGACTGCGTCAGCGGTTCCTGAGCACCTTTGAGACCAGCTACTACCTGCGCTCCCTGGTGGAGGGAGCCCTGTTTCGGGCCTATCCGGATCCCTGGAGCGTGTGGCAGCAGGAAGAGCCCGGCCTCTACAGCGTCTTGAAGACTTTTATTGCCCAGCCCACCGGCGAGGAAGTGGCCGAACTGTTCAGGGCCAGCAAGGGAAAGGATCCCTGGTGGAGCTGGCGGCGCTGGCTGGGATCCCTGTGA
- the thiC gene encoding phosphomethylpyrimidine synthase ThiC has product MRSEWVARRRGQANVTQMHFARQGVITEEMEYVAQRENLPPELIRSEVARGRMIIPANINHTNLEPMCIGIASRCKVNANIGASPTSSGLAEELEKLKLAIKYGADTVMDLSTGGGDLDEIRTAIIQASPVPIGTVPIYQALESVHGKVEKLSAEDILHVIEKQAQQGVDYMTIHAGILIEYLPLVRHRLTGIVSRGGGILARWMLAHHKQNPLYTHFRDIIEIFKKYDVSFSLGDSLRPGCLHDASDEAQLAELKTLGQLTRMAWEHDVQVMVEGPGHVPMDQIEFNVRKQMEECDEAPFYVLGPLVTDIAAGYDHISSAIGAALAGWYGAAMLCYVTPKEHLGLPNAEDVRNGLIAYKIAAHAADIARHRPGARDRDDEMSRARYNFDWNRQFELSLDPERAREYHDETLPADIYKTAEFCSMCGPKFCPMQTKMDAEALSELEQFLAAQPTG; this is encoded by the coding sequence ATGCGCAGCGAATGGGTTGCCCGTCGCCGTGGGCAAGCAAATGTAACGCAGATGCACTTTGCCCGTCAGGGCGTGATTACCGAAGAGATGGAGTATGTGGCCCAGCGGGAAAACCTGCCGCCTGAACTGATCCGCTCGGAAGTGGCCCGGGGTCGCATGATCATCCCTGCCAACATCAATCACACCAACCTCGAGCCGATGTGCATTGGGATCGCTTCCCGGTGCAAAGTCAATGCCAACATTGGCGCTTCCCCTACTTCTTCCGGCTTGGCCGAAGAGCTGGAAAAGCTGAAATTGGCCATCAAATACGGCGCCGATACCGTTATGGATCTGTCCACCGGCGGGGGCGATTTGGATGAAATTCGCACAGCCATTATCCAAGCTTCTCCAGTGCCCATTGGCACGGTGCCCATCTACCAAGCCCTAGAAAGTGTGCACGGCAAGGTCGAAAAACTTTCTGCAGAAGACATCTTGCATGTTATCGAAAAACAGGCCCAGCAGGGGGTGGACTACATGACCATCCATGCCGGGATCCTGATCGAATATCTTCCGTTGGTACGCCACCGCCTGACGGGAATTGTTTCTCGTGGGGGTGGGATCCTGGCCCGTTGGATGTTGGCCCACCACAAACAAAACCCGCTTTATACCCACTTCCGCGACATTATCGAGATTTTCAAGAAATACGATGTTTCTTTTAGTCTGGGAGATTCTTTGCGACCGGGATGTTTGCACGATGCCTCTGATGAAGCACAACTGGCGGAGTTGAAAACCCTGGGCCAGTTGACCCGCATGGCTTGGGAGCACGATGTGCAGGTGATGGTGGAAGGGCCGGGGCATGTGCCGATGGATCAAATTGAATTCAACGTGCGCAAGCAAATGGAAGAGTGCGATGAGGCTCCCTTCTATGTTTTGGGACCTCTGGTAACCGATATTGCGGCAGGCTATGACCACATCAGCTCCGCCATTGGAGCAGCCTTAGCCGGTTGGTACGGGGCAGCCATGCTTTGCTATGTCACCCCCAAAGAGCACCTGGGTTTGCCCAATGCAGAGGACGTGCGCAACGGCTTAATTGCCTATAAAATTGCCGCCCATGCTGCCGATATTGCCCGTCATCGCCCCGGTGCCAGGGATCGCGATGATGAGATGTCGAGGGCCCGCTATAACTTCGACTGGAACCGGCAGTTTGAATTGTCTTTGGATCCAGAACGCGCCAGAGAATATCACGACGAAACCTTGCCGGCAGATATCTACAAAACGGCAGAGTTCTGCTCCATGTGTGGGCCAAAGTTTTGCCCCATGCAAACCAAAATGGATGCAGAGGCTTTGAGTGAGCTGGAGCAGTTCTTGGCCGCGCAGCCAACAGGGTAA
- a CDS encoding VOC family protein yields the protein MALRQLGHVAIRVEDIPKAVEFYQKLGMVNVWQDPDWAYMKAGEDGLALLGPGYRAAGPHFGFVFDSIEELQQEHQRLKSQGILVGEIHSHRDGTASFYGKDPDGNLFEFLYEPAGTFDQAKAAQATA from the coding sequence ATGGCACTTAGACAACTCGGGCATGTCGCCATCCGGGTAGAAGACATCCCCAAGGCGGTGGAGTTCTACCAAAAGCTGGGCATGGTCAACGTCTGGCAGGATCCCGACTGGGCCTACATGAAGGCGGGAGAGGATGGGCTGGCACTGCTGGGGCCGGGCTATCGCGCAGCAGGGCCCCACTTTGGCTTTGTCTTCGACAGCATAGAGGAGCTCCAGCAAGAACACCAACGCCTGAAATCCCAAGGGATCCTGGTGGGGGAAATCCACAGCCACCGGGATGGCACTGCCTCTTTCTATGGCAAGGATCCCGACGGCAACCTGTTTGAGTTTTTGTATGAACCTGCGGGAACCTTCGACCAAGCCAAGGCAGCCCAAGCCACAGCTTGA
- the psbM gene encoding photosystem II reaction center protein PsbM, which produces METNYLGILATLLVVLVPAIFLVILYVQTSSRSGD; this is translated from the coding sequence ATGGAGACGAACTACCTGGGCATCTTGGCCACTCTCTTAGTCGTTCTGGTGCCCGCCATCTTCCTGGTGATTTTGTACGTGCAAACCTCCAGCAGATCTGGTGACTGA
- a CDS encoding 2Fe-2S iron-sulfur cluster-binding protein, producing the protein MATIRFVNENREIFVAEGANLRLKALENQIDLYKMMAKLLNCGGNGQCGTCVVEIVEGSENLSPRTEAENRKLKRKPDSYRLACQTKVLGDVSVKTKP; encoded by the coding sequence ATGGCAACGATTCGCTTCGTCAACGAGAACCGAGAGATCTTCGTCGCTGAAGGCGCTAACCTGCGCCTGAAGGCTCTGGAAAACCAGATCGATCTCTACAAAATGATGGCCAAGCTGCTCAACTGCGGCGGCAACGGCCAGTGTGGCACCTGTGTGGTGGAGATTGTTGAGGGATCCGAGAACCTCTCCCCTCGCACCGAGGCGGAAAACCGCAAGCTCAAGCGCAAGCCCGACAGCTACCGCCTTGCTTGCCAGACCAAGGTGTTGGGGGATGTTTCGGTCAAAACCAAGCCCTAG
- the psbB gene encoding photosystem II chlorophyll-binding protein CP47: MGLPWYRVHTVVLNDPGRLIAVHLMHTALVAGWAGSMALYETAIFDPSDPVLNPMWRQGMFVMPFMVRLGVVNSWGGWNIYGESVANAGFWTFEGVATAHIVLSGLLFLAACWHWVYWDLELFRDPRTGEPALDLPKIFGIHLLLAGILCFGFGAFHLTGVFGPGMWVSDPYATTGHVQPVAPEWGPAGFNPYNAGGVVAHHIAAGIVGIIAGLFHITVRPPQRLYRALRMGNIETVLSSSIAAVFFAGFVVAGTMWYGSATTPVELFGPTRYQWDSGYFNQEINRRVNAAMEAGMTRSEAYNSLPKSLLFYDYVGNSPAKGGLFRAGPMNKGDGIAIEWLGYPVFRDREGRELTVQRMPNFFETFPVILRDADGVVRADIPFRRAESRYSFEQVGVTVEFYGGKLDGQVFTDPATVKKYARQAQLGQLFEFDRETPKADGTFHTSPRGWFTFAHAVFALLFFFGHIWHGARTLFRDVFAGIDPNMSEEMVEFGVFQKVGDPTTRKVQEA, encoded by the coding sequence ATGGGACTACCGTGGTATCGGGTCCATACGGTTGTACTGAATGACCCAGGTCGCCTGATCGCGGTTCACCTGATGCATACCGCTCTGGTAGCAGGTTGGGCCGGGTCGATGGCGCTCTATGAAACGGCCATTTTCGATCCGTCGGATCCTGTCCTGAATCCGATGTGGCGTCAGGGCATGTTTGTCATGCCATTTATGGTTCGCCTGGGGGTGGTCAACTCCTGGGGCGGTTGGAATATCTACGGCGAGAGCGTTGCCAATGCGGGCTTCTGGACGTTTGAAGGGGTAGCCACTGCCCATATCGTTTTGTCCGGCTTGCTCTTCTTGGCTGCCTGCTGGCACTGGGTGTACTGGGATCTGGAGCTGTTCCGGGATCCCCGCACCGGCGAGCCGGCTTTGGATCTGCCGAAAATATTTGGGATCCACCTGCTGTTGGCCGGGATCCTCTGCTTTGGGTTTGGCGCCTTTCACCTGACGGGGGTGTTTGGCCCGGGGATGTGGGTGAGCGATCCCTATGCGACGACGGGGCACGTCCAGCCGGTGGCGCCGGAATGGGGGCCAGCCGGTTTTAACCCCTACAACGCCGGAGGGGTGGTGGCCCACCACATTGCTGCAGGCATCGTGGGCATCATTGCAGGTCTATTTCACATCACGGTACGCCCACCCCAGCGCCTCTATCGCGCTCTGCGAATGGGGAACATCGAGACGGTGCTTTCCAGCTCGATTGCGGCGGTGTTTTTTGCCGGTTTTGTGGTGGCCGGAACCATGTGGTACGGCAGCGCCACCACTCCTGTGGAGCTGTTTGGCCCCACCCGCTACCAATGGGATTCTGGCTATTTCAACCAGGAGATTAACCGCCGGGTAAATGCGGCCATGGAAGCCGGGATGACCCGCAGCGAGGCCTACAACTCCCTGCCCAAGTCTCTGCTCTTCTACGACTACGTGGGCAACAGCCCGGCCAAGGGGGGACTGTTCCGAGCTGGCCCCATGAACAAAGGGGATGGCATTGCCATCGAGTGGCTGGGCTACCCGGTGTTCCGTGACCGCGAAGGGCGGGAGCTGACGGTGCAGCGGATGCCCAACTTCTTCGAGACCTTCCCGGTTATCCTGCGGGATGCCGATGGCGTGGTGCGGGCAGACATTCCTTTCCGTCGGGCGGAGTCGCGCTACAGCTTTGAGCAGGTGGGGGTGACGGTGGAGTTTTACGGCGGCAAGCTGGACGGCCAGGTGTTTACCGACCCGGCAACGGTTAAGAAGTATGCCCGCCAGGCCCAGTTGGGTCAGTTGTTTGAGTTCGACCGAGAAACCCCCAAGGCGGACGGCACCTTCCACACCAGCCCCCGCGGTTGGTTTACCTTTGCTCACGCCGTCTTTGCCCTGCTGTTCTTCTTTGGCCACATCTGGCACGGCGCTCGCACTCTCTTCCGCGATGTGTTCGCCGGTATTGACCCCAATATGAGCGAGGAAATGGTGGAGTTCGGCGTCTTCCAGAAAGTAGGGGATCCCACCACTCGCAAGGTTCAGGAAGCCTAG
- a CDS encoding photosystem II reaction center protein T, producing the protein MEAITYTFILFLTLGLLFFAVAFRETPRITKK; encoded by the coding sequence ATGGAAGCCATCACCTACACCTTTATCCTGTTTTTGACGTTGGGCCTTCTGTTTTTCGCGGTCGCCTTTCGGGAAACTCCGAGAATTACCAAGAAGTAA
- a CDS encoding response regulator, translating into MATVLLVEDDPINARVFEKVLRRRGGFEVFHSQDVEQILKLAQGHEVDVILLDVSLSQSTFRGEAVDGIRIAQLLKADPKSRSIPIILVTAHAMRGDREAFLAQSGADGYIAKPVVDHEEMVNQVRQVLSQGPRQG; encoded by the coding sequence ATGGCAACAGTGCTGCTGGTGGAAGATGATCCGATCAACGCCCGTGTTTTTGAGAAGGTGTTGCGACGGCGGGGAGGTTTTGAGGTCTTTCACAGCCAGGATGTGGAGCAGATTTTGAAGCTGGCCCAGGGGCACGAGGTGGATGTCATTTTGTTGGATGTTTCCCTGTCCCAGAGCACCTTTCGCGGCGAGGCGGTGGACGGGATCCGCATTGCCCAACTGTTGAAGGCGGATCCAAAAAGCCGCTCCATCCCCATTATTTTGGTGACGGCCCACGCCATGCGGGGCGACCGCGAGGCATTCTTGGCCCAGAGCGGGGCGGATGGTTATATCGCCAAGCCAGTGGTGGATCACGAGGAGATGGTGAATCAAGTTCGCCAGGTGTTGTCTCAAGGGCCGAGGCAGGGGTGA